In a genomic window of Streptomyces koelreuteriae:
- a CDS encoding ABC transporter ATP-binding protein, with amino-acid sequence MCAVRGLTKTYPAVRGRRGAPGTPEVRATDDVTLDIRRGEIFGLLGPNGAGKSTLVRQLTGLMRPDRGCVEILGHDIVRHPERAARILAYLGQESTALDELTVSLAAETTGRLRGLDVRAARAERDDVLDELGLSALAGRPLKKLSGGQRRLACFAAALVGERSLLVLDEPTSGMDPVARRAVWSAVDRRRAERGTTVLLVTHNVIEAETVLDRVAVLDRGKVIACDTPAGLKEQVAGEVRVELVWRDAPPLHVPEVAALRDRVVESGRRWTLRLGPEEARAVVATVTGGAAFAALDDFTLATPSLEDVYLALGGAVQQGLVKA; translated from the coding sequence GTGTGCGCGGTCCGCGGGCTGACCAAGACCTATCCGGCGGTCCGGGGCCGGCGCGGCGCGCCGGGAACACCCGAGGTCCGGGCCACGGACGACGTGACGCTGGACATCCGGCGCGGCGAGATCTTCGGCCTGCTCGGGCCGAACGGCGCCGGCAAGTCCACCCTCGTACGACAGCTCACCGGGCTGATGCGGCCCGACCGCGGCTGTGTGGAGATCCTCGGGCACGACATCGTGCGCCACCCGGAACGGGCCGCGCGCATCCTCGCCTACCTCGGTCAGGAGTCGACCGCCCTCGACGAGCTGACCGTGTCGCTCGCCGCCGAGACCACCGGACGGCTGCGCGGCCTGGACGTACGGGCCGCGCGGGCCGAGCGGGACGACGTACTCGACGAGCTGGGGCTCTCGGCCCTCGCCGGGCGGCCCCTGAAGAAGCTCTCCGGGGGCCAGCGGCGTCTTGCGTGCTTCGCCGCGGCACTGGTGGGGGAGCGCTCGCTCCTCGTGCTCGACGAGCCGACCTCCGGCATGGACCCGGTGGCGCGACGGGCCGTGTGGTCCGCCGTCGACCGGCGACGGGCCGAACGGGGGACGACGGTGCTGCTCGTCACCCACAACGTCATCGAGGCCGAGACCGTGCTGGACCGGGTGGCCGTCCTCGACCGGGGGAAGGTGATCGCCTGCGACACCCCGGCCGGGCTCAAGGAGCAGGTCGCCGGTGAGGTGCGGGTGGAGCTGGTCTGGCGCGACGCGCCGCCGCTGCACGTCCCGGAGGTCGCCGCGCTGCGGGACCGCGTCGTGGAGTCGGGCCGCCGCTGGACGCTCCGGCTCGGGCCCGAGGAGGCCCGGGCGGTCGTCGCCACCGTCACCGGCGGGGCCGCCTTCGCCGCCCTGGACGACTTCACGCTGGCCACGCCCAGCCTGGAGGACGTCTATCTGGCCCTGGGCGGTGCCGTGCAGCAGGGGCTGGTGAAGGCGTGA
- a CDS encoding ABC transporter permease, producing the protein MSVVPADVLPGSALAVEEPAACAAELGPRARLWPSLAAVYRAQLSRARVARIPLLFVATFQSIGIMILMRGVVDDGAEAQAVVAGSSVLVVAFVALNLLAQYFGQLRASGGLDHYATLPVPPAAVVLGAAGAYASFTVPGTIVTAIFGCALFGLPLAHLWVLLAVIPLAGAALAGLGAALGLLAPRPELATLLGQLGMSAALLLGVLPADRMPEVVRFARDLLPSTYGVEAFARTFEPHPDWAFVLGDLAVCGVVGVVSLAVATWAYRRAAVR; encoded by the coding sequence GTGAGTGTCGTACCCGCCGATGTCCTGCCGGGCAGTGCCCTGGCCGTGGAGGAGCCCGCCGCGTGCGCGGCCGAGCTCGGGCCCAGGGCGCGGCTGTGGCCCTCGCTGGCGGCCGTGTACCGGGCGCAGCTGTCCCGGGCGCGGGTCGCGCGGATCCCGCTGCTGTTCGTGGCGACCTTCCAGTCGATCGGCATCATGATCCTGATGCGCGGGGTCGTGGACGACGGGGCGGAGGCGCAGGCGGTCGTCGCCGGCTCTTCGGTCCTGGTCGTGGCCTTCGTCGCGCTGAACCTGCTCGCGCAGTATTTCGGGCAGCTTCGGGCGAGCGGCGGACTCGACCACTACGCGACCCTGCCGGTGCCGCCGGCGGCGGTGGTGCTGGGCGCGGCGGGCGCGTACGCCTCGTTCACCGTGCCGGGGACCATCGTGACGGCGATCTTCGGCTGCGCGCTGTTCGGGCTGCCGCTGGCCCATCTGTGGGTCCTCCTGGCCGTGATCCCGCTCGCGGGCGCCGCGCTCGCCGGACTGGGGGCGGCGCTGGGGCTGCTCGCGCCCCGGCCGGAGCTGGCCACGCTGCTCGGGCAGCTGGGCATGTCGGCGGCGCTGCTGCTGGGCGTGCTGCCGGCGGACCGGATGCCGGAGGTCGTGCGCTTCGCGCGGGATCTGCTGCCGTCGACCTATGGGGTCGAGGCCTTCGCGCGGACGTTCGAGCCGCATCCCGACTGGGCCTTCGTGCTCGGTGACCTCGCGGTGTGCGGGGTGGTGGGCGTCGTCTCGCTGGCCGTGGCGACCTGGGCGTACCGCCGGGCGGCCGTCCGGTGA
- a CDS encoding DUF2567 domain-containing protein — MTAPLTPPPPPHERSAQDAWQPPAAGPGANGPQAPGSQHAEYAEGAGHGWYGQDGPGMKTEVREAAVISLAVALGGVLLGALWWWLAPHVPLVGDVVEGNWVVYLKDTEGEQAVGVDGTFTLLGLGFGVVSALVVFLLRRRGGVPLVVGLAVGGLLGSLLAWRLGVWLGPAEDVIARARDVGRGVTFSAPLKLGAKGALLAWPLAALVLHLGLTGLFGPRDPEPEFPEGAYEAPPAA; from the coding sequence GTGACCGCACCACTGACTCCGCCACCGCCACCGCATGAACGTTCCGCGCAGGACGCGTGGCAGCCGCCGGCCGCCGGGCCCGGGGCGAACGGGCCCCAGGCTCCCGGGTCTCAGCACGCCGAGTACGCCGAGGGCGCCGGGCACGGCTGGTACGGACAGGACGGCCCCGGCATGAAGACCGAAGTACGGGAAGCCGCCGTGATCTCGCTGGCCGTCGCGCTCGGCGGGGTGCTGCTCGGGGCGCTGTGGTGGTGGCTCGCGCCGCACGTGCCGCTGGTCGGTGACGTGGTGGAGGGCAACTGGGTCGTCTACCTCAAGGACACCGAGGGCGAGCAGGCCGTCGGGGTCGACGGGACGTTCACGCTGCTCGGGCTGGGCTTCGGGGTCGTCAGCGCGCTGGTCGTCTTCCTGCTGCGGCGGCGTGGGGGTGTGCCGCTGGTGGTGGGGCTGGCCGTCGGCGGGCTGCTCGGGTCGTTGCTGGCGTGGCGGCTCGGGGTGTGGCTCGGGCCCGCGGAGGATGTCATCGCGCGGGCGAGGGATGTGGGGCGGGGGGTGACGTTCTCCGCGCCGTTGAAGTTGGGGGCGAAGGGGGCGTTGCTGGCCTGGCCGTTGGCCGCGCTGGTGTTGCATCTGGGGCTTACGGGGTTGTTCGGGCCTCGGGATCCTGAGCCGGAGTTTCCCGAGGGGGCGTACGAGGCGCCGCCTGCCGCGTAG
- the ybaK gene encoding Cys-tRNA(Pro) deacylase produces MAKKSKKQQQQGGTPATVALTTAGVDFTVHSYDHDPAHPSYGEEAAEAMGVSPDRVFKTLVADVDGTLTVAVVPVAGQLDLKSLAAAVGGKRATMADPTLAERTTGYVRGGISPLGQRKKLPTVLDASASTHPTICVSAGRRGLEVELSPESLATLTEAVLAPVSRA; encoded by the coding sequence ATGGCGAAGAAGTCGAAGAAGCAACAGCAGCAGGGCGGCACGCCCGCGACGGTCGCCCTCACGACGGCGGGCGTGGACTTCACCGTCCACTCCTACGACCACGACCCCGCCCACCCGTCCTACGGCGAGGAGGCGGCCGAGGCGATGGGCGTCTCACCCGACCGGGTCTTCAAGACCCTGGTGGCGGACGTCGACGGCACCCTGACGGTCGCCGTGGTCCCGGTCGCGGGCCAACTGGACCTCAAGTCCCTGGCGGCAGCGGTCGGCGGCAAACGCGCCACGATGGCCGACCCGACCCTGGCCGAACGCACCACGGGCTACGTCCGCGGCGGCATCTCCCCCTTGGGCCAGCGCAAGAAACTCCCCACGGTCCTCGACGCGTCGGCCTCGACCCACCCGACGATCTGCGTCTCGGCGGGGAGGAGGGGGCTGGAGGTGGAGCTGTCACCGGAGTCCCTGGCCACACTGACGGAGGCGGTCCTGGCACCGGTCAGCCGGGCCTAG
- a CDS encoding LON peptidase substrate-binding domain-containing protein: MTTVRLPLFPLNSVLFPGLVLPLNVFEERYRAMMRELLKTPEDEPRRFAVVAIRDGHEVAPSEPGMPDPTALPDKGPLAGFGADPVRAFHKVGCVADAATIRERTDGSFEVLATGTSRVRLLSVDASGPFLTAELETLPEDPGDEAAPLAEGVLRSFRQYQKRLAGARERSLATGAELPDEPGVVSYLVAAAMMLDTPSKQRLLQAPDTASRLRDELKLLRSETAIIRNLPSLPASELTRGPMSLN; the protein is encoded by the coding sequence GTGACCACCGTCCGGCTCCCCCTCTTCCCCCTGAACTCGGTCCTGTTCCCGGGGCTCGTGCTCCCGCTCAACGTCTTCGAGGAGCGGTATCGCGCCATGATGCGCGAGCTGCTGAAGACCCCGGAGGACGAGCCGCGCCGGTTCGCCGTCGTGGCGATCCGCGACGGCCACGAGGTGGCCCCGAGCGAGCCCGGCATGCCCGACCCGACGGCGCTGCCCGACAAGGGCCCGCTGGCCGGTTTCGGCGCGGACCCGGTCAGGGCGTTCCACAAGGTGGGCTGTGTGGCGGACGCGGCGACGATCCGGGAGCGGACCGACGGCTCCTTCGAGGTGCTGGCGACCGGCACCTCCCGGGTGCGGCTGCTGTCCGTCGACGCCTCCGGCCCCTTTCTGACGGCCGAACTGGAGACGCTGCCCGAGGATCCCGGCGACGAGGCCGCGCCGCTGGCCGAAGGAGTGCTGCGGTCCTTCCGCCAGTACCAGAAGCGGCTGGCCGGCGCGCGGGAACGCTCCCTGGCGACCGGTGCGGAGCTGCCCGACGAGCCGGGCGTGGTGTCGTATCTGGTGGCGGCGGCGATGATGCTGGACACCCCGTCCAAGCAGCGCCTGCTCCAGGCCCCCGACACGGCGTCCCGCCTGCGCGACGAGCTGAAACTCCTTCGCTCGGAGACGGCCATCATCCGTAATCTGCCGTCGTTGCCGGCGTCGGAACTGACGCGCGGCCCGATGAGCCTCAACTGA
- a CDS encoding oxidoreductase, with product MTEGAGMRAGDVPEDLTAAEAGMWQAFRNGSVYDLSSGDPLVDDPHGGSPWGEERTVRARIVCWLLLDGPPALAGRVSALKLAGIRISGSLDLAGGTVVPYVEMRQCRFEQDVLLPEARFTTLRMVDCSVPRLEAARVHTEGDLHLPRCRFHRGIRITDAQIGTDLMLNQSIVHRDRSGRSIAADGLTVGQDLQAELLESHGELSLRAATVGVSLSLRGARLVNPYERLALNAPQLTVERSLYLTPAGVGAQAMSGMTPARGTRIQRFECEGGIRLDDGRFGDAVDFERARFALGEDQELSLRRVQTPELRFLGEHPARGRVVLSGAKIINLMDRADAWPGPGRLHMGGFAYENLVPRGPFPPAERLEWVAAATAEYNPEPYERLASVLRAGGEDQEAREVLLAKQRRHRESLPPAAKLWGYVQDWTVAYGYRPGRAAVWMAVLWAAGSFAFAQAGHPPLKRGEHPEWSPTLFTLDLLLPVIDLGQVGFWQLRGGWQWLATAMILLGWILATTVAAGATRLLRRN from the coding sequence GTGACCGAGGGGGCCGGCATGCGTGCCGGGGATGTGCCCGAGGACCTGACCGCGGCCGAGGCCGGCATGTGGCAGGCCTTCCGCAACGGCAGCGTCTACGACCTGAGCAGCGGCGATCCGCTGGTGGACGATCCGCACGGCGGCAGCCCGTGGGGCGAGGAGCGGACCGTGCGGGCCCGGATCGTCTGCTGGCTGCTTCTCGACGGCCCGCCCGCCCTGGCCGGCCGGGTGTCGGCGCTGAAGCTGGCCGGCATACGCATCAGCGGCTCGCTGGATCTCGCGGGGGGCACGGTGGTGCCGTACGTGGAGATGCGCCAGTGCCGGTTCGAGCAGGACGTGCTGCTGCCGGAGGCCCGCTTCACGACCCTGCGGATGGTGGACTGCTCGGTGCCGCGCCTGGAGGCGGCCAGGGTGCACACCGAGGGCGATCTGCATCTGCCGCGCTGCCGGTTCCACCGCGGCATCCGGATCACGGACGCGCAGATCGGCACGGATCTGATGCTCAACCAGTCGATCGTGCACCGGGACCGCAGCGGCCGGTCGATCGCCGCGGACGGCCTGACCGTCGGCCAGGACTTACAGGCCGAGCTGCTGGAGTCGCACGGCGAGCTGAGCCTGCGCGCCGCCACCGTCGGCGTCTCGCTGAGCCTGCGCGGCGCGCGGCTGGTCAACCCCTACGAGCGGCTCGCGCTGAACGCCCCGCAGCTGACCGTCGAGCGCAGTCTGTATCTGACCCCGGCGGGGGTCGGCGCCCAGGCGATGAGCGGGATGACCCCGGCGCGCGGCACCCGGATCCAGCGGTTCGAGTGCGAGGGCGGGATCCGGCTGGACGACGGGCGGTTCGGCGACGCCGTCGACTTCGAGCGGGCCCGGTTCGCCCTCGGCGAGGACCAGGAGCTGTCGCTGCGCCGGGTGCAGACGCCCGAGCTGCGCTTCCTCGGGGAGCATCCGGCGCGCGGGCGGGTGGTGCTGTCCGGGGCGAAGATCATCAACCTGATGGACCGGGCGGACGCCTGGCCGGGCCCCGGGCGGCTGCACATGGGCGGCTTCGCCTACGAGAATCTCGTGCCGCGCGGCCCGTTCCCACCGGCCGAGCGGCTGGAGTGGGTGGCGGCGGCGACCGCCGAGTACAACCCGGAGCCGTACGAGCGTCTCGCGTCCGTGCTGCGGGCCGGCGGGGAGGACCAGGAGGCCCGTGAGGTGCTGCTCGCCAAGCAGCGCCGGCACCGCGAGAGCCTGCCGCCGGCGGCCAAGCTGTGGGGCTATGTGCAGGACTGGACGGTCGCCTACGGGTACCGGCCGGGCCGGGCCGCCGTATGGATGGCGGTGCTGTGGGCGGCGGGCTCGTTCGCCTTCGCGCAGGCCGGCCATCCGCCGCTGAAGCGGGGCGAGCATCCGGAGTGGAGTCCCACGCTCTTCACGCTCGATCTGCTGCTGCCGGTCATCGACCTGGGCCAGGTGGGGTTCTGGCAGTTGCGCGGGGGCTGGCAGTGGCTGGCGACGGCGATGATCCTGCTGGGCTGGATCCTGGCGACGACGGTGGCGGCGGGGGCCACACGGCTGCTGCGGCGCAACTGA